The Bacteroidota bacterium genome includes a region encoding these proteins:
- a CDS encoding bifunctional oligoribonuclease/PAP phosphatase NrnA → MKDLKELFEYLKQPRRIVLIPHERPDGDAIGSALAMKMYLQKTGHVADVIAPDDFPDFLNWMSGSDTVFIHQKKSKTCFAVLAKADCIFFLDFNAMKRIESLGEDIKKLNHPFVSVMIDHHREPEYFTDYVLWNDKASSTAELVYEFIGLANGLEYMDEKIASCIYGGMAMDTGIFQYSNTTAKVHLVAAALMEFGINIEEIHNNVYNQYGENRMRFIGYLLSEKMVVLPENKTAYMSISMQEAERYKLNNGDKEGIVNLPLAMKNVEISVLFTEDKGKIKISFRSKGDMNIEVLARNSFNGGGHKNASGGSSKESLEDTIKRFVSLLPEYLNSQNK, encoded by the coding sequence ATGAAAGACCTAAAAGAGTTATTCGAATATCTTAAGCAACCGCGACGAATTGTGCTTATACCTCATGAGCGTCCCGACGGCGATGCAATAGGTTCGGCGTTGGCAATGAAAATGTATCTCCAGAAAACGGGTCATGTTGCAGATGTAATAGCTCCGGATGATTTTCCCGATTTTTTGAATTGGATGTCGGGCAGTGATACTGTTTTTATTCATCAAAAAAAATCAAAGACCTGTTTCGCAGTTTTGGCTAAGGCGGATTGTATTTTTTTTCTAGATTTTAATGCTATGAAAAGGATAGAGTCGTTAGGGGAGGATATTAAAAAACTCAATCATCCATTTGTAAGTGTAATGATAGATCATCATCGGGAACCGGAATATTTTACCGATTATGTTTTGTGGAATGATAAAGCGAGTTCAACGGCAGAGCTGGTATATGAATTTATTGGTTTAGCAAATGGTTTGGAATACATGGATGAAAAAATTGCATCCTGTATATATGGTGGCATGGCTATGGACACCGGAATATTTCAATATTCAAATACTACCGCAAAGGTACATCTTGTAGCTGCTGCCTTAATGGAATTTGGTATCAATATTGAAGAGATACATAATAATGTATACAATCAATATGGCGAGAACAGAATGCGATTCATCGGATATTTGTTATCGGAAAAAATGGTTGTGCTGCCGGAGAATAAAACTGCGTATATGAGTATATCCATGCAGGAGGCAGAGCGATATAAGTTAAACAACGGTGATAAAGAGGGAATTGTAAATCTGCCACTTGCGATGAAGAATGTGGAAATATCAGTTTTGTTTACGGAAGATAAGGGTAAAATAAAAATATCTTTTCGCTCTAAGGGTGATATGAATATTGAAGTATTGGCGCGTAATTCTTTTAATGGGGGAGGACATAAAAATGCATCCGGAGGTTCGTCAAAAGAATCATTGGAAGATACTATTAAAAGATTCGTATCACTGCTTCCCGAATATTTAAATTCACAAAATAAATAA
- a CDS encoding nucleoside-diphosphate kinase, producing the protein MTGNRTFTMIKPDAVRKNSIGGILKMINEAGFKIVAMKFTKLSKEKAGEFYAIHKERPFYGELVDFMSSGAIVAAILEKENAVVDFRNLIGATDPSKADEGTIRKIYASSIGENAVHGSDSDENAIIECDFHFSKLERF; encoded by the coding sequence ATGACAGGAAATAGAACATTTACCATGATCAAACCCGATGCAGTGAGAAAAAACTCCATTGGCGGTATTTTAAAAATGATCAATGAAGCCGGCTTTAAAATAGTTGCAATGAAATTCACAAAACTGAGCAAAGAAAAAGCAGGTGAATTTTATGCTATACATAAGGAGCGTCCTTTTTATGGAGAATTAGTTGACTTTATGAGTTCAGGTGCTATTGTTGCCGCAATACTAGAAAAAGAAAATGCAGTTGTTGATTTTAGAAATCTTATAGGTGCAACTGATCCTTCAAAAGCAGATGAAGGTACCATCAGAAAAATTTATGCATCGAGCATAGGAGAAAATGCAGTGCATGGAAGCGACTCCGATGAAAATGCAATAATTGAATGCGATTTTCATTTTAGCAAGTTGGAAAGATTTTAA